In one Musa acuminata AAA Group cultivar baxijiao chromosome BXJ2-5, Cavendish_Baxijiao_AAA, whole genome shotgun sequence genomic region, the following are encoded:
- the LOC103985668 gene encoding E3 ubiquitin-protein ligase WAV3, with amino-acid sequence MGSLWRKAKKAMGLNLCVHVPSAMGDDGFPSGGPAAGWRVSDAAATATSSPAGSVGASEFQALMPSTPTLSSGSLRVSKSGSRSSKKICAICLGSMKAGHGHALFTAECSHTFHFHCITSNVKHGNYVCPLCKATWKEIPFKGSLPSEHPHGRARVNPVSWLQEGHMTVVRRLPHADSTNRRREQFPSHFRELEPENFNDDEPLDLLSETVRNSQQNCPKIVEVKTYPEFSAISQSALVENFAVLVHLKAPHASMKQNPGRNHNASSTASQNSRAPIDLVTVLDVSGSMAGTKLALLKRAMSFVIQNLGPSDRLSVIAFSSAARRLFHLRRMSDSGRQQALQAVNSLVSSGGTNIAEGLRKGVKVIEERKEKNPVCSIILLSDGQDTYTFPSSATGAQHSQLDYKSLVPPSIISGTAIPVHAFGFGADHDSAAMHSISEVSGGTFSFIESEIVIQDAFAQCIGGLLSVVVQEMQLDVECVHPGVQLASIKSGSYRNQLLNDARTGLIEVGDLYADEERDFLVSVNVPCAKEEIILLKVACVYRDPISKDTVHLEVKEVRIQRPEIILSQTPSIEVDRERNRIESAEAMSDARAAAERGDLSDAVSILEQRRMILSESLAAQSNDQLCLALDAELREMQDRMASRQRYEASGRAYVLSGLSSHSWQRATTRGDSTDSASLVHAYQTPTMVYMLNRSQTMCPSPRHPAPPIQHTRSFPSQPQSN; translated from the exons ATGGGGAGTTTGTGGAGGAAAGCGAAGAAGGCGATGGGGTTGAACCTCTGCGTCCACGTCCCGAGTGCAATGGGCGACGACGGGTTCCCCTCCGGTGGGCCCGCCGCCGGCTGGAGGGTCTCAGACGCTGCTGCGACCGCGACGTCCTCGCCGGCGGGGTCGGTGGGGGCCTCGGAGTTCCAGGCGCTGATGCCGTCGACTCCCACGCTGTCTTCAGGCAGCCTCCGGGTGTCCAAATCCGGCAGCAGATCGTCAAAG AAAATATGTGCCATATGTCTTGGATCCATGAAAGCGGGACATGGTCATGCACTCTTCACTGCCGAGTGTTCCCACACATTTCACTTCCATTGCATCACTTCAAATGTTAAGCATGGCAACTATGTCTGCCCACTTTGCAAAGCCACTTGGAAGGAGATCCCTTTCAAAGGCTCTCTACCTTCTGAGCATCCTCATGGAAGAGCGAGAGTAAACCCAGTCAGTTGGCTGCAGGAAGGTCATATGACTGTTGTCCGCCGACTTCCTCATGCAGACTCCACAAACAGGCGGCGTGAACAGTTTCCTTCTCACTTTCGTGAATTAGAACCggaaaattttaatgatgatgagCCTTTGGATTTGCTATCTGAAACAGTCAGAAATTCCCAACAAAATTGTCCTAAGATAGTAGAGGTCAAGACATATCCCGAATTCTCAGCTATTTCACAATCAGCTTTGGTGGAGAATTTTGCTGTCCTGGTCCATCTGAAGGCtcctcatgctagcatgaaacagaATCCTGGCAGAAACCACAACGCAAGCTCCACAGCGTCACAAAACTCTCGTGCTCCAATAGACCTGGTTACCGTGCTTGATGTCAGCGGCAGCATGGCTGGCACAAAGTTGGCACTTCTTAAGCGTGCCATGAGTTTTGTGATCCAAAACCTTGGGCCATCTGATCGCCTTTCGGTCATTGCCTTCTCATCAGCTGCACGACGTCTTTTCCACCTGCGGCGAATGTCCGACTCTGGTCGACAGCAGGCTTTGCAAGCTGTCAATTCTTTGGTGTCCAGTGGAGGGACAAACATCGCCGAAGGCCTTAGGAAGGGGGTCAAGGTAATTGAAGAACGGAAGGAGAAGAATCCAGTGTGCAGCATCATCCTTCTCTCTGATGGCCAGGACACTTACACTTTTCCCTCGAGTGCAACTGGAGCTCAACATTCACAACTGGATTACAAATCACTCGTGCCGCCCTCAATTATTAGTGGCACAGCAATACCAGTCCACGCTTTTGGTTTTGGTGCTGACCATGACTCTGCTGCCATGCATTCTATTTCAGAAGTCTCTGGTGGGACTTTCTCTTTTATTGAATCAGAGATCGTCATTCAGGATGCCTTTGCACAATGCATTGGTGGGCTTCTTAGTGTGGTCGTGCAGGAGATGCAGTTGGATGTGGAGTGTGTGCATCCTGGTGTGCAGCTAGCTTCTATAAAATCAGGTAGCTACAGGAATCAGTTGTTGAATGATGCTCGCACCGGATTGATCGAGGTAGGTGACCTTTATGCTGATGAAGAGAGGGACTTTCTGGTTTCGGTAAATGTTCCATGTGCCAAAGAAGAGATAATACTCCTTAAGGTGGCCTGTGTCTATAGGGACCCAATTTCAAAAGATACTGTTCATTTGGAAGTTAAAGAAGTAAGAATTCAGAGGCCAGAAATCATCTTATCCCAAACCCCCTCGATTGAGGTCGACCGTGAGAGGAACCGTATTGAGTCTGCTGAGGCAATGTCTGATGCGAGGGCTGCCGCCGAGCGAGGTGATCTATCTGATGCAGTTTCAATACTCGAGCAGCGTCGAATGATACTGTCCGAGTCCTTGGCTGCACAGTCAAACGACCAACTATGTTTGGCTCTGGATGCAGAACTGAGGGAGATGCAAGACAGGATGGCAAGTCGACAGAGATACGAGGCCTCGGGGCGTGCTTATGTGCTGTCGGGACTGAGCTCGCACTCATGGCAGAGAGCAACCACACGTGGCGACTCGACCGATAGTGCTAGTCTTGTCCATGCTTATCAGACGCCGACGATGGTTTACATGCTAAATCGTTCACAGACTATGTGCCCCTCACCTCGGCATCCTGCTCCACCCATCCAGCATACAAGGTCTTTCCCTTCTCAGCCACAGTCAAACTAG